In one window of Gossypium hirsutum isolate 1008001.06 chromosome A01, Gossypium_hirsutum_v2.1, whole genome shotgun sequence DNA:
- the LOC107925380 gene encoding LOB domain-containing protein 42 — translation MRMSCNGCRVLRKGCSQNCIIRPCLQWIKSPDSQANATLFLAKFYGLAGLLNLIEAGPENLRPAIFMSLLYEACGRVVNPVYGSVGMLWSRNWVECQAAVDAVLKGSQITETSSSESLTQQSISPLKTYDIRHVFKDPNTTDIDKVKSRNSFKRSATKSKRHVDSKEDESMFSVETQEGSLVTQTKKGPLLKLGNQTVEIADIRLELTLGLAPATMQLPRL, via the exons ATGAGGATGAGCTGTAACGGCTGCAGGGTCCTGCGAAAGGGGTGTAGCCAAAACTGCATCATTAGACCCTGTCTTCAATGGATCAAGTCCCCTGATTCTCAAGCCAATGCTACTCTCTTCCTGGCCAAGTTTTATGGCCTTGCTGGCCTCCTCAATCTCATCGAAGCCGGCCCTGAAAACCTACGCCCTG CCATTTTTATGTCACTTTTATATGAGGCTTGCGGGCGTGTTGTAAACCCTGTTTATGGGTCAGTTGGCATGCTGTGGTCCAGGAACTGGGTTGAGTGCCAAGCAGCGGTTGATGCAGTGCTCAAAGGCTCGCAGATAACCGAAACTTCTTCTTCTGAATCACTTACGCAGCAATCGATTTCCCCTCTTAAAACATACGACATCCGCCACGTTTTCAAGGATCCCAACACAACTGACATCGACAAGGTCAAGAGCCGCAATAGTTTCAAGCGATCCGCGACCAAGTCCAAGCGACATGTTGACAGCAAAGAAGATGAGAGCATGTTCTCTGTGGAGACTCAGGAGGGTTCGCTGGTGACCCAGACCAAAAAGGGCCCTCTTTTGAAGCTTGGAAACCAAACCGTGGAGATTGCTGATATTAGGTTAGAATTGACTCTCGGTTTAGCTCCTGCAACAATGCAATTGCCTCGCCTCTGA